A portion of the Flavobacterium limnophilum genome contains these proteins:
- a CDS encoding rhomboid family intramembrane serine protease — translation MMNITPVVKQLLIINILFFVGSYFVPAAYDLFALYYPGSDNFKGWQFITHMFMHAPFPNIAHILFNMFALYSFGSALEHFWGGKKFLFFYISCGLGAALLHTGVNYFEIHSLLSEVSSLNLSNSEIHQLLNADYASLFDEKGQMMAGEINTILERVHCTQQQFNTIVEASMVSKGTVVGASGAIYGLLAAFAFMFPNAELALMFIPVPIKAKYFVPGILAIDLFLGFKGQSIFGAGSTGIAHFAHVGGALTGFLMMWFWKKNQFDKNRWN, via the coding sequence ATGATGAATATCACGCCAGTTGTAAAACAACTTTTAATAATTAACATTCTCTTTTTTGTCGGCTCGTATTTTGTGCCGGCAGCTTACGATTTGTTTGCTCTTTATTATCCTGGAAGCGATAATTTCAAGGGTTGGCAATTTATCACCCACATGTTTATGCATGCACCTTTTCCAAATATTGCGCATATCTTGTTCAATATGTTTGCATTGTATTCATTTGGAAGTGCTTTGGAGCATTTTTGGGGCGGAAAAAAATTCTTGTTTTTCTATATTTCTTGTGGATTGGGAGCGGCTTTATTGCATACAGGAGTGAATTATTTTGAAATTCATTCGTTATTATCTGAAGTTTCTAGTTTGAATTTATCAAATTCTGAAATTCATCAATTATTGAATGCTGATTATGCTTCTCTTTTTGACGAGAAAGGACAGATGATGGCGGGAGAAATTAATACTATCCTGGAAAGAGTTCATTGTACGCAGCAACAATTTAACACCATTGTAGAAGCATCGATGGTTTCAAAAGGTACCGTTGTTGGTGCTTCGGGAGCCATTTATGGATTGCTGGCCGCTTTTGCCTTTATGTTTCCCAATGCCGAGTTGGCTTTGATGTTTATTCCAGTGCCAATAAAAGCCAAGTATTTTGTGCCGGGAATATTGGCCATTGACTTGTTTTTGGGCTTCAAGGGTCAATCTATTTTTGGTGCAGGAAGTACGGGAATTGCCCATTTTGCCCACGTTGGTGGAGCCTTGACGGGTTTCTTGATGATGTGGTTTTGGAAGAAAAACCAGTTCGACAAAAATCGCTGGAATTAA
- a CDS encoding ParB/RepB/Spo0J family partition protein, protein MAQALKKQALGRGLSALLKDPENDIKSVSDKNADKVVGNIIELEIDAIEINPFQPRSNFNEESLRELATSIKELGVIQPITVRKLDFNKYQLISGERRLRASKLVGLTTVPAYIRIANDNESLIMALVENIQRHDLDPIEIALSYQRLIDEIQLTQEQMSDRVGKKRSTIANYLRLLKLDPIIQTGIRDGFISMGHGRAIINIEDQDIQADIYQKIVSQNLSVRDTEALVKNYQESLKPKPATQAKAASFEIEEDQKNTFNTYFGTKVDVKVAGNGKGKITIPFQSEEDFNRIIKLIKG, encoded by the coding sequence ATGGCACAAGCACTAAAAAAACAAGCCTTGGGAAGAGGATTATCGGCATTGTTGAAAGATCCGGAAAACGACATCAAATCAGTGAGCGATAAAAATGCCGACAAAGTGGTTGGAAACATTATCGAGCTTGAAATTGATGCCATCGAAATAAATCCGTTTCAACCCAGAAGCAATTTCAACGAAGAATCTTTAAGAGAATTAGCGACTTCCATAAAAGAATTGGGCGTAATTCAGCCCATCACTGTTCGAAAATTAGACTTCAACAAATACCAATTAATTTCGGGAGAGCGACGTCTTCGTGCTTCAAAATTAGTGGGATTGACCACTGTTCCGGCTTATATTCGAATTGCAAACGACAACGAATCCTTGATTATGGCCTTGGTTGAAAACATTCAACGCCACGATTTGGATCCCATAGAAATTGCGCTTTCGTACCAAAGGTTGATTGACGAAATTCAATTGACACAGGAACAAATGAGCGACCGCGTGGGAAAAAAACGTTCCACAATTGCCAACTATTTACGCCTTTTAAAGTTGGATCCGATTATCCAAACCGGAATCCGAGATGGTTTCATCAGCATGGGACACGGTCGTGCCATAATCAACATCGAAGACCAAGACATTCAAGCCGATATTTACCAAAAAATCGTGAGCCAGAATCTTTCGGTTCGAGATACCGAAGCATTGGTCAAAAATTATCAAGAAAGTTTGAAACCCAAGCCTGCAACCCAAGCTAAAGCAGCTTCTTTCGAAATTGAAGAGGATCAAAAAAACACTTTCAACACTTATTTTGGCACCAAAGTCGACGTTAAAGTTGCCGGAAACGGAAAGGGAAAAATCACTATTCCATTCCAGTCCGAAGAAGACTTCAACCGAATTATCAAACTAATAAAGGGGTAG
- a CDS encoding DUF5683 domain-containing protein: MNKIFFIGLLFFFLGSQSVFSQKKTDETALIAKDTLKSNDIDPLTPAKAAFYSAILPGLGQAYNKKYWKIPIVYGAIGTSLYYYIDSNKSYNQYRDEYKRRLEGFGRGEELARYDDATLISAQKFYQRNRDLSALFVVGFYVLNIIDANVDAALIQFNVNENLSLKPNIYLNDVTSRTNVGLTFNYNF, from the coding sequence GTGAATAAAATATTTTTCATAGGTTTACTCTTCTTTTTTTTAGGAAGCCAATCCGTTTTTTCGCAAAAGAAAACCGACGAGACTGCCTTGATAGCAAAAGACACCTTGAAATCAAACGACATTGACCCTTTGACGCCCGCAAAAGCAGCTTTTTATTCGGCTATTTTACCGGGATTGGGACAGGCTTACAACAAAAAATACTGGAAAATCCCCATTGTTTACGGCGCCATTGGAACGAGTCTTTATTATTATATCGACAGCAATAAAAGTTACAACCAATATCGAGATGAATACAAGCGAAGATTGGAAGGTTTTGGAAGAGGCGAAGAACTGGCAAGATATGATGATGCCACTTTAATTTCTGCCCAAAAATTTTACCAACGAAATCGAGATTTGTCCGCCTTGTTCGTTGTTGGTTTTTATGTTTTAAATATTATAGACGCCAATGTTGACGCAGCTTTAATACAATTCAACGTGAATGAAAATTTGTCGTTGAAACCAAATATTTATTTGAATGATGTAACATCAAGGACAAATGTTGGACTAACATTTAATTATAATTTTTAG
- a CDS encoding glycosyltransferase: protein MRILQIIDSLEAGGAERMAVNYANALAVTIDFSGLVVTRKEGPLLNQVNNKVSYLYLNKKGTMDWNALSTLRKFVAKNKVEIIHAHSTSFFLVFLLKLTYPKVKLIWHDHYGDSEFLSKRPSLALRVTLPFFSGIIAVNQNLKLWAEQKMHFKNVVYLPNFPSLGNNVLGNTILKGIQGKRIVSLANLREQKNHFLLLEVAQKVQLSHPEWTFHLVGKDFEDNYSKEIKNLILDFNLQNNVFIYGSKQDVGNILEQSTIAVLTSKSEGLPVALLEYGWSAKPIVVTNVGEIPLLIQDGVNGFMVEAGNVLLFCDSLVELMESETFQNDFGKALQETVKINYSEKNVINQYLGWLTNK from the coding sequence ATGAGAATTCTCCAAATCATAGATTCTCTTGAGGCTGGCGGTGCCGAACGAATGGCGGTGAATTATGCCAATGCACTTGCCGTTACAATAGATTTTTCAGGATTGGTGGTAACTCGAAAGGAAGGGCCTCTTTTGAATCAGGTCAACAATAAGGTTTCTTATTTGTACTTGAACAAGAAAGGAACGATGGATTGGAATGCACTTTCGACCTTGCGAAAATTTGTGGCAAAAAATAAAGTGGAAATAATTCACGCACACAGCACTTCTTTTTTTCTGGTTTTTCTTTTGAAGTTAACTTATCCGAAGGTGAAATTAATTTGGCACGACCATTATGGTGACAGCGAGTTTTTGTCCAAAAGGCCTTCGTTGGCTTTAAGGGTGACACTGCCTTTTTTCAGTGGAATTATAGCCGTAAACCAAAATCTAAAACTTTGGGCGGAACAAAAAATGCATTTTAAAAATGTTGTTTATTTGCCTAATTTTCCATCCTTGGGGAATAATGTTTTGGGAAATACGATTTTGAAAGGAATTCAAGGGAAACGAATAGTATCTTTGGCGAATTTGAGAGAACAGAAAAATCATTTTTTGTTGCTGGAAGTGGCCCAAAAAGTGCAACTGTCGCATCCGGAATGGACATTTCATTTGGTGGGAAAAGATTTTGAAGATAATTATTCGAAAGAAATCAAGAACCTGATTTTGGACTTCAATTTGCAAAACAATGTTTTTATTTATGGTTCGAAACAGGATGTTGGAAATATTCTGGAGCAGTCAACCATAGCGGTTTTGACTTCAAAATCAGAAGGTTTGCCTGTGGCGCTGCTGGAATACGGTTGGTCTGCAAAACCCATTGTCGTGACGAATGTTGGAGAAATTCCTTTGTTGATTCAAGATGGTGTCAACGGATTTATGGTTGAAGCTGGAAATGTACTATTGTTTTGTGATTCATTGGTGGAATTGATGGAAAGTGAAACCTTTCAAAACGATTTTGGAAAAGCTCTTCAAGAAACTGTCAAAATTAATTATTCAGAAAAAAACGTGATAAATCAATATTTAGGTTGGTTGACAAATAAGTAA
- a CDS encoding rhomboid family intramembrane serine protease, whose protein sequence is MQYKFGGMTQKLIYWNIACFLISYVFFGLLRLVNIDVDFLQYVSLSSNPVDLLWKPWSIISYSFFHSDIFHIFFNLIILNFSSQLFLTFFNQKQLLGLYVLSAIFAGVVFVSSFYLMNIIAPIVGASAAIMAILVAVTAYSPLMNVRLLLIGNVKLWHITVVILIIDLLQIRMENSGGHIAHLAGAFFGFVFVKLLENGTDLSKIVSIIIDFFVNLFKKSPSKPLKTVHKNYKKPTEKPISRIVTKDKTQQQIDEILDKISRSGYDCLTKEEKEFLFKAGK, encoded by the coding sequence ATGCAGTATAAATTCGGTGGAATGACCCAAAAGTTGATCTACTGGAATATTGCCTGCTTCCTAATTTCGTATGTGTTTTTTGGATTATTGCGATTGGTTAATATTGATGTCGATTTTCTTCAATATGTGAGTTTGTCTTCCAATCCTGTGGATTTGCTTTGGAAGCCTTGGTCCATAATCAGTTATTCTTTTTTTCATTCCGACATTTTCCACATTTTTTTTAATTTGATTATCCTTAATTTTTCCAGTCAATTGTTCTTGACTTTTTTCAATCAGAAACAGTTATTGGGATTGTATGTATTGTCGGCTATTTTTGCGGGCGTGGTTTTTGTTTCGTCCTTTTATTTAATGAATATTATCGCGCCAATTGTAGGTGCATCGGCTGCGATTATGGCAATTTTGGTTGCTGTAACTGCTTATAGCCCTTTGATGAACGTTCGTTTGTTGCTTATTGGTAACGTAAAACTTTGGCACATTACCGTTGTGATTCTAATAATTGACTTGTTGCAAATTCGAATGGAGAATTCGGGCGGTCATATTGCCCATTTGGCGGGAGCTTTTTTTGGTTTTGTTTTTGTCAAATTATTGGAAAATGGAACGGATTTGAGCAAAATTGTTTCAATCATAATTGATTTTTTTGTTAATTTGTTCAAGAAATCTCCATCAAAGCCATTAAAAACGGTACATAAAAATTATAAAAAACCTACGGAGAAGCCTATTTCAAGAATTGTGACCAAAGACAAGACGCAACAACAAATAGACGAAATACTGGATAAAATAAGTCGTTCGGGCTATGATTGCTTGACAAAAGAAGAAAAGGAATTTTTGTTCAAAGCAGGGAAATAA
- a CDS encoding ParA family protein, translating into MGKIIAIANQKGGVGKTTTSINLAASLGVLEKKVLLIDADPQANATSGLGIDVETVEIGTYQILEHSNTPREATIKSTAPNVDVIPSHIDLVAIEIELVDKENREYMLKKALESIKEEYDYIIIDCAPSLGLLTLNALTASDSVIIPIQCEYFALEGLGKLLNTIKSIQKIHNTDLDIEGLLLTMFDSRLRLSNQVVEEVQKHFNDMVFETVIQRNVKLSEAPSFGESIINYDATSKGAINYLHLAQEIIKKNSK; encoded by the coding sequence ATGGGTAAAATCATTGCGATTGCTAATCAAAAAGGAGGAGTAGGAAAGACGACAACGTCCATAAATCTCGCTGCTTCATTAGGTGTTTTAGAAAAAAAAGTGTTACTAATAGATGCTGATCCCCAGGCAAATGCCACTTCAGGATTAGGAATTGACGTGGAAACCGTGGAAATCGGAACCTATCAAATTCTCGAGCACAGCAACACGCCAAGGGAGGCAACAATAAAAAGCACGGCTCCAAACGTGGACGTGATCCCTTCCCATATTGACCTTGTGGCCATCGAAATCGAATTGGTTGACAAAGAAAACAGGGAATACATGCTCAAAAAAGCATTGGAAAGCATCAAGGAGGAGTACGATTATATCATAATCGATTGTGCGCCTTCGCTAGGTTTGCTTACGCTAAATGCCTTGACGGCGTCAGATTCAGTGATTATTCCAATTCAATGCGAATATTTTGCATTGGAAGGTTTGGGCAAATTATTGAATACCATAAAAAGCATCCAAAAAATCCACAATACCGATTTAGATATCGAAGGATTGCTTTTGACCATGTTCGACTCCAGATTGCGTTTATCCAACCAAGTGGTCGAAGAGGTTCAAAAACACTTCAACGACATGGTTTTTGAAACCGTGATTCAAAGAAACGTCAAATTGAGCGAGGCTCCCAGTTTTGGCGAAAGCATCATCAACTATGACGCCACGAGTAAAGGTGCAATAAATTACCTACATTTGGCACAAGAAATTATAAAGAAAAACAGTAAATAG
- the lepB gene encoding signal peptidase I → MTAFQWFVFFLIVQVIHFLGTWKLYEAAGRRRWQAAIPVYNSIVLMKIIGRPTWWTLLLFIPIINLIMFPVIWVETLRSFGKKSSLDTFLGIATFGFYIYYVNYTQKLDYVADRSLNSENKTADTVSSLLFAIIVATLVHTYVIQPFTIPTSSLEKSLLVGDFLFVSKMNYGARVPMTSVALPMVHDSIPLTKRKSYLSWPQLPYFRLPAFEKIKHSDIVVFNWPADTVYQFFDRSGRKAVIKPIDKKSNYVKRCVGIPGDSLSIKDGIVYINGKVLALPERAKVQNTYTAKFKHSNNIDYNKLFNDLNNYPNDRGGFANDSTLYFPALTEEKVNILKSTSGVTNVEKIIEQPNKNNTLTYDFKYNPKIQDDFLTIIARIKETNQFAIDEKTDNVIRIYNLPKEFIEILKKKKSIIYIKEFHDIFPNTLNLKNWTIDNYGPIYIPEEGKTVAINFMTLPFYSRIITEYEKNKLEVKGSDIYINGVKTKTYTFKQNYYWMMGDNRHRSEDSRYWGYVPADHIVGKPVFIWMSWDTNGKGFGKIRWDRLFTTVGGDGQPQSYFKIFMLLLAAFFVGEYFWNKRKEKI, encoded by the coding sequence ATGACAGCATTTCAATGGTTTGTATTTTTCTTGATTGTACAAGTAATACACTTTTTAGGAACTTGGAAATTATATGAAGCAGCCGGCAGAAGACGTTGGCAAGCAGCCATTCCTGTTTACAACTCCATCGTTTTGATGAAGATAATCGGTCGTCCCACTTGGTGGACACTTTTGCTTTTCATTCCCATTATCAACCTGATCATGTTTCCTGTTATTTGGGTTGAAACCTTAAGAAGTTTTGGCAAAAAATCTTCTTTGGACACATTTTTAGGCATCGCCACTTTTGGTTTCTACATTTATTATGTTAATTATACCCAAAAATTAGATTATGTGGCCGACCGTAGTTTAAATTCCGAGAACAAAACGGCTGACACGGTAAGTTCCTTGCTTTTTGCCATTATCGTGGCCACTTTGGTTCATACTTATGTTATTCAACCTTTCACGATACCTACCTCTTCATTGGAAAAATCATTGTTGGTGGGCGACTTTTTGTTTGTGAGCAAGATGAATTATGGTGCGAGAGTTCCAATGACGTCCGTGGCTTTGCCAATGGTTCACGACTCGATTCCATTGACCAAAAGAAAGTCTTACCTGAGTTGGCCTCAATTGCCTTATTTTAGGTTGCCGGCTTTCGAAAAAATAAAACATTCCGACATCGTGGTTTTCAACTGGCCAGCGGATACTGTTTACCAATTTTTTGATAGATCTGGCAGAAAAGCCGTTATCAAACCAATTGACAAAAAATCGAATTATGTAAAACGTTGCGTTGGAATTCCAGGTGACAGTTTATCCATAAAGGACGGCATTGTTTACATCAACGGAAAAGTATTGGCATTGCCGGAAAGAGCTAAAGTTCAAAATACTTATACTGCCAAATTCAAGCATTCAAACAATATAGATTATAATAAATTATTTAATGACTTAAATAACTATCCAAACGACAGAGGTGGATTTGCTAATGATAGTACCCTTTATTTCCCAGCTCTAACTGAAGAAAAAGTCAATATTTTGAAAAGCACAAGTGGTGTAACTAATGTTGAAAAAATAATTGAACAACCAAACAAGAACAATACTCTAACTTATGATTTCAAATATAACCCAAAAATACAAGATGATTTTTTAACAATTATAGCTCGAATCAAAGAAACTAATCAATTTGCAATAGATGAGAAAACAGATAATGTTATAAGAATATATAATCTTCCAAAAGAGTTTATTGAAATTTTAAAGAAAAAGAAGTCAATAATTTACATAAAAGAATTTCACGATATCTTTCCAAATACTTTAAATTTAAAAAACTGGACAATTGACAACTATGGCCCAATATACATTCCAGAAGAAGGAAAAACGGTAGCCATAAACTTTATGACTTTACCTTTTTATAGCCGAATCATCACCGAATACGAAAAAAACAAACTGGAAGTCAAAGGCAGCGACATTTACATCAATGGAGTAAAAACAAAAACCTATACCTTCAAGCAAAACTACTATTGGATGATGGGTGACAATCGCCACAGATCGGAAGACAGCCGCTACTGGGGCTATGTTCCCGCTGACCACATCGTTGGAAAACCAGTATTTATTTGGATGAGTTGGGACACGAATGGCAAAGGATTTGGAAAAATCCGTTGGGATAGATTGTTTACCACCGTTGGCGGTGATGGTCAACCCCAATCGTATTTTAAAATATTCATGCTTCTTTTGGCCGCCTTTTTTGTGGGGGAATATTTTTGGAACAAGAGAAAAGAGAAAATTTAG
- a CDS encoding WbqC family protein: MNLLIHPTYFPSISHFVAMAQSDKIVFEMEDNFQKQTNRNRTYIYSPNGIQLLNIPVKHSLEGRHQKTKDTKIETAFDWQKQHFKSLEAAYRTSPFFEYFEDDIRPIFEKKHSFLMDLNFEAMQIVSKCLRMKFEYETTNEYFHEVDSSTILDFRALADGKKDNAQFEAYTQVFGEKHGFLNNLSILDLLFNEGRYALDYLKNQK; this comes from the coding sequence ATGAACCTTCTTATTCATCCTACCTATTTTCCCTCAATTAGTCATTTTGTGGCCATGGCACAATCTGACAAAATTGTGTTTGAAATGGAAGATAATTTCCAGAAACAAACCAATCGCAACCGAACTTATATTTACAGTCCAAACGGAATCCAGTTATTGAATATTCCTGTAAAACATTCGCTAGAAGGTCGTCATCAAAAAACGAAGGACACCAAGATTGAAACCGCTTTTGACTGGCAAAAACAACATTTCAAATCACTGGAAGCCGCTTATAGAACCTCTCCTTTCTTTGAATATTTTGAAGATGACATTCGTCCCATTTTTGAAAAAAAACACAGTTTCTTGATGGATTTGAATTTCGAAGCGATGCAAATTGTTTCCAAATGTTTGCGAATGAAATTCGAATATGAAACGACAAACGAATACTTTCACGAAGTGGATTCCAGCACTATTTTAGACTTTAGAGCTTTGGCAGATGGAAAAAAGGACAATGCACAATTTGAAGCTTACACCCAAGTTTTTGGCGAAAAACATGGATTTTTGAACAATCTAAGTATTCTGGATTTGTTGTTTAACGAAGGAAGATACGCCTTGGATTATTTGAAAAACCAGAAGTAA
- a CDS encoding glycosyltransferase family 4 protein, which produces MNFVIITHVPHIVEQNQYFAYAPYVREMNIWTKQLGKVVVVAPESKSRKTPIDIKYDHEDIEFVAVAGFDVLHLKSIFNTVFKTPGICCSIYLAMKDADHIHLRCPGNMGLLATLLQILFPKKIKTAKYAGNWDPKSKQPLSYKLQKWILSNTFLTRNMQVLVYGKWEESSKNIKPFFTATYNEADKLPIISKDLKQKIRFVFVGALVSGKNPLYAIQLAEALHKNGHDVALALFGEGAERNELEQYIGKNNLENIISLKGNQTQEIVKKAYEQSHFVVLPSDSEGWPKAVAEGMFWGCVPVATSVSCVPFMLDYGNRGLLLEMELEKDLNQLDTVLKNEIDYQIMSEKATDWSRKYTLDVFEEEIKKLLTP; this is translated from the coding sequence ATGAATTTTGTCATCATTACCCACGTGCCACATATTGTGGAGCAGAATCAATATTTTGCTTATGCTCCTTATGTTCGGGAAATGAATATTTGGACAAAACAGCTTGGCAAAGTGGTTGTTGTTGCCCCGGAATCCAAATCCCGGAAGACTCCAATTGATATAAAATATGATCACGAAGATATTGAATTCGTGGCTGTTGCCGGTTTTGATGTTTTGCATCTGAAATCCATTTTCAACACAGTTTTTAAAACACCCGGAATTTGCTGCAGCATTTATTTGGCAATGAAAGATGCCGATCACATTCATTTGCGCTGTCCCGGAAATATGGGTTTGCTAGCGACTTTACTCCAGATTTTATTTCCAAAAAAGATTAAAACAGCCAAATATGCCGGCAATTGGGATCCGAAATCGAAACAACCGTTGAGTTATAAATTGCAAAAATGGATTTTGTCTAATACCTTCCTGACTCGAAATATGCAGGTTTTGGTTTATGGAAAATGGGAAGAAAGTTCCAAGAATATCAAACCTTTTTTTACGGCAACTTATAATGAAGCCGATAAATTACCTATTATTTCCAAAGATCTGAAACAGAAAATCCGTTTTGTTTTTGTGGGAGCTTTGGTATCGGGCAAAAATCCGTTATATGCCATTCAATTGGCGGAAGCCTTGCACAAAAATGGTCATGATGTTGCTTTGGCTTTGTTTGGGGAAGGGGCAGAACGTAACGAATTGGAGCAATATATTGGTAAAAACAATTTGGAAAACATCATTTCATTGAAAGGAAACCAAACGCAGGAAATAGTCAAAAAAGCCTACGAACAAAGTCATTTTGTTGTTTTGCCGTCCGATAGTGAAGGTTGGCCAAAAGCCGTGGCCGAAGGAATGTTTTGGGGTTGTGTTCCTGTGGCAACCTCGGTTTCTTGCGTGCCGTTTATGCTGGATTATGGCAATCGAGGTCTTTTATTGGAAATGGAATTGGAAAAAGACCTGAATCAATTGGACACTGTTTTGAAAAATGAAATCGATTATCAAATCATGAGCGAAAAGGCGACGGATTGGTCCAGAAAATACACCTTGGATGTCTTCGAGGAAGAAATTAAAAAACTGTTGACACCATGA
- the dapB gene encoding 4-hydroxy-tetrahydrodipicolinate reductase — MKIALLGYGKMGQVIERIALERGHEIVLKKDEFNTYDGLSNADVAIDFSVPTAAVDNISSCFHANIPVISGTTGWLEHYDEMLVLCKEKNGGFISSSNFSLGVNLFFELNEYLAKMMSKFDSYKVEMEEIHHTQKLDAPSGTAISLAKGVIENSDYTNWTMETPNSKEIHIEAKRIGTVPGTHTVTYNSSVDSIEIKHTAHNREGFALGAVIAAEWIVGKHGVFTMKDVLTSK, encoded by the coding sequence ATGAAAATTGCACTTTTAGGATACGGAAAAATGGGACAGGTAATCGAAAGAATTGCCCTGGAAAGAGGACATGAAATTGTTTTGAAAAAAGACGAATTCAACACCTATGACGGACTTTCGAATGCTGATGTGGCCATCGATTTCAGTGTTCCAACGGCTGCAGTAGACAACATATCGAGTTGTTTCCACGCCAATATTCCCGTAATTTCAGGAACAACAGGTTGGTTGGAACATTATGACGAAATGTTGGTCCTTTGCAAGGAAAAAAATGGAGGATTTATTTCGAGTTCCAACTTTAGTTTGGGTGTCAATCTTTTCTTTGAACTCAATGAATATTTGGCCAAAATGATGTCCAAATTTGACAGTTACAAGGTAGAAATGGAAGAAATTCACCATACCCAAAAACTGGATGCACCTAGTGGAACCGCCATTTCGTTGGCAAAAGGAGTCATTGAAAACAGCGATTACACCAATTGGACAATGGAAACCCCTAATTCAAAAGAAATTCATATCGAAGCCAAAAGAATTGGCACGGTTCCGGGAACGCATACCGTAACTTACAATTCGTCGGTAGATTCCATTGAAATCAAACATACTGCCCACAATCGCGAAGGTTTTGCCCTTGGTGCCGTAATTGCCGCTGAATGGATTGTAGGCAAACACGGTGTTTTCACGATGAAAGATGTTTTAACTTCAAAATAA
- a CDS encoding endonuclease/exonuclease/phosphatase family protein, with the protein MKNLSWFNKVMFFLNMVLTVSTFVAYVLPFLAPKVFPLLSVLTLFMPLFFVLNGLFFLYWGIQFKKRMILSGLVLLMGITFINKFYKFSAKEYAVEEKDFVVMSYNVRLFNVFKWLDRDDVPDDILAFINDKNPDILCVQEYSNSANIDLKVYPHRYIFMEGNQIKTGQAIFSKFPIIDQGHIVFPKSSNNVVFADIKKGKDIVRVYNMHLQSIKISPDVTEIDENIDVINEGGKSQKLFTRISKAFMQQQQQAEIFKEHKKDCPYPIIICGDMNNSAFSYVYRNIKGKLKDSFEEAGKGFGATYKFRYYPARIDYIFADNTMKVKKFESFPDFENSDHYPIMARLSME; encoded by the coding sequence ATGAAAAACCTTTCATGGTTTAATAAAGTGATGTTTTTTTTGAATATGGTGCTTACCGTATCGACTTTCGTTGCTTATGTTTTGCCTTTTTTGGCACCAAAGGTTTTTCCGCTTTTGTCGGTTTTGACCTTGTTTATGCCCTTGTTTTTTGTACTGAATGGACTGTTTTTCCTGTATTGGGGGATTCAATTCAAGAAGCGAATGATTTTGTCGGGTTTGGTGCTTTTGATGGGCATTACTTTTATCAACAAGTTTTATAAATTTTCAGCAAAAGAATATGCGGTTGAAGAGAAAGATTTTGTTGTAATGAGTTACAATGTGCGTCTTTTCAACGTATTCAAATGGTTGGATCGAGATGATGTGCCCGATGATATTCTGGCTTTTATCAATGATAAAAACCCCGATATATTGTGTGTTCAGGAATATTCCAATTCGGCCAATATTGATTTAAAAGTCTATCCGCACCGGTATATTTTTATGGAAGGGAACCAGATTAAAACCGGACAGGCTATTTTTTCCAAATTTCCAATTATCGATCAAGGACATATCGTGTTTCCAAAATCGAGTAATAATGTCGTTTTTGCCGACATCAAAAAAGGGAAAGATATTGTCAGGGTGTATAACATGCATTTGCAATCGATAAAAATTTCGCCCGATGTCACCGAAATAGATGAAAATATTGATGTCATCAATGAAGGCGGAAAATCACAAAAGCTTTTTACTAGAATTAGTAAAGCTTTTATGCAGCAGCAGCAACAAGCCGAAATATTCAAGGAACACAAAAAAGACTGCCCTTATCCCATCATTATTTGTGGAGACATGAATAACAGCGCCTTTTCTTATGTATACCGCAACATCAAGGGGAAATTGAAAGACAGTTTTGAAGAAGCCGGAAAAGGGTTTGGAGCCACTTACAAATTTCGGTATTATCCAGCGAGAATCGATTATATTTTTGCCGACAATACCATGAAAGTCAAGAAATTCGAGAGTTTTCCTGATTTCGAAAACTCGGATCATTACCCAATTATGGCTCGATTATCAATGGAATAA